Proteins found in one Arthrobacter sp. U41 genomic segment:
- a CDS encoding ferredoxin reductase family protein produces the protein MNPSLQMAVPAAARRPPVERFRGQSRSRMLRTDLLAVLAWASVALAVALWLADGGAAGFSTLAGSFTALGIVAGLAGMDLVLLMLLLAARIPLVDGAVGHDRALEFHRKLGKPSLYLLLAHGILIAIGYGMAEGLDPVSELAVLWALVPDMSLAIVSLGLFISVVVTSLVAVRRRFPYEFWYAIHLLTYAAVLTAIPHQFSAGAHFAEGTWQRWYWLAVCIATGAALVHYRVLEPLVATVRHQLKVSRTVPEAPGVVSIELTGRHLDELAGHGGRFFTWRFLSPGTWWHPHPFSLSAEPALSGSSGRGRLRITVRNLGHGSAQLARLKPGTRVAIEGPYGLFSTAARSRNRVVLIGAGIGITPIRALLERTPFEPGNATVILRDHSEAELYLGEEILELCRRRGATLFHLTGVRSPGGQSWLPESAVRSGPRLASYAPDVADADVYICGPSAWARTVIGEARAAGVREEQLHYERFDW, from the coding sequence ATGAACCCTTCCCTACAGATGGCCGTGCCGGCCGCGGCCCGCCGCCCTCCCGTGGAGCGGTTCCGCGGCCAGTCCAGGAGCCGCATGCTCCGGACGGACCTGCTGGCCGTGCTCGCGTGGGCCTCGGTGGCCTTGGCCGTCGCGCTCTGGCTCGCCGACGGCGGCGCCGCCGGATTCTCGACGCTGGCCGGATCCTTCACGGCCCTGGGCATTGTCGCGGGCCTTGCCGGCATGGACCTTGTGCTGCTGATGTTGCTGCTGGCGGCGCGTATTCCTTTGGTTGATGGTGCCGTCGGGCACGACCGGGCCCTGGAATTCCACCGCAAACTCGGCAAGCCGTCGCTGTACCTGCTGCTCGCACACGGGATCCTGATCGCCATCGGGTATGGGATGGCAGAGGGGCTCGATCCGGTCAGTGAGCTGGCGGTCCTCTGGGCGCTGGTTCCCGACATGTCGCTCGCCATCGTGTCGCTGGGACTGTTCATCTCCGTCGTTGTAACCTCGCTGGTGGCGGTCCGACGCCGGTTCCCTTACGAGTTCTGGTACGCCATCCATCTGCTGACCTACGCCGCAGTTCTGACCGCGATCCCGCATCAGTTCAGCGCCGGCGCCCACTTCGCCGAGGGCACGTGGCAGCGCTGGTACTGGCTGGCCGTCTGCATCGCCACCGGAGCCGCCCTGGTGCACTACCGCGTCTTGGAACCCCTTGTGGCCACGGTCCGGCACCAGCTGAAGGTGAGCCGGACCGTGCCGGAGGCGCCCGGCGTCGTCAGTATTGAACTGACGGGCCGGCACCTCGACGAACTGGCCGGCCACGGCGGGAGGTTTTTCACCTGGAGGTTCCTCTCCCCGGGCACGTGGTGGCATCCGCACCCCTTCAGCCTCTCCGCGGAACCCGCACTGTCCGGTTCCTCGGGCCGGGGCAGGCTGCGCATTACCGTGCGGAACCTCGGCCACGGTTCGGCGCAGCTGGCACGGCTGAAGCCGGGGACCAGGGTGGCCATCGAGGGACCCTACGGGCTGTTCAGCACAGCGGCCCGGAGCCGGAACCGCGTGGTGCTGATCGGGGCAGGCATCGGAATCACGCCGATCCGCGCCCTGCTGGAGCGCACCCCCTTTGAACCGGGCAACGCCACGGTGATTCTCCGCGACCACAGTGAGGCGGAACTCTATCTGGGCGAGGAAATCCTGGAACTTTGCCGCCGCCGCGGCGCAACTTTGTTCCATCTCACCGGCGTCCGGAGCCCCGGCGGACAGAGCTGGCTGCCTGAGTCGGCCGTCCGCTCGGGGCCCCGGCTGGCGAGCTACGCCCCGGACGTCGCCGACGCGGACGTGTATATCTGCGGCCCGTCCGCCTGGGCGCGAACTGTGATCGGTGAAGCCCGTGCGGCCGGCGTCCGCGAAGAACAACTCCACTACGAAAGGTTCGACTGGTGA
- a CDS encoding YciI family protein, protein MYVVSLTYKVPEEIVDFHLPAHVTWLQEAFDQGIFMVAGRKIPRTGALLLSNADRDALDASLARDPFYINGVAEFDVEEFHASRVAPGFENLLDS, encoded by the coding sequence ATGTATGTAGTCTCCTTGACCTACAAGGTCCCCGAAGAGATCGTTGACTTCCACCTGCCGGCGCACGTCACCTGGCTGCAGGAGGCCTTCGACCAGGGCATTTTTATGGTCGCGGGGCGGAAGATTCCGCGCACCGGCGCTTTGCTGCTCTCCAACGCGGACCGCGACGCGCTGGATGCTTCGCTGGCCAGGGATCCGTTTTACATCAACGGCGTGGCCGAATTCGACGTCGAGGAGTTCCACGCGAGCCGGGTGGCGCCCGGCTTTGAGAACCTGTTGGACAGCTGA
- the rpmG gene encoding 50S ribosomal protein L33, which translates to MAKDKDVRPIIKLKSTAGTGYTYVTRKNRRNDPDRMVLKKYDPRIRKHVEFREER; encoded by the coding sequence ATGGCTAAGGATAAGGACGTACGTCCGATCATCAAGCTCAAGTCGACTGCGGGTACGGGTTACACCTACGTGACGCGGAAGAACCGTCGTAACGACCCGGACCGCATGGTTCTGAAGAAGTACGATCCCCGCATCCGCAAGCACGTCGAATTCCGAGAGGAGCGCTAA
- a CDS encoding MarR family winged helix-turn-helix transcriptional regulator has product MTEPRWLNADERRAWLAQMSINTLLPAALDTQLHHARKLSLFDYNVLAMLSEADGRFLPMSELAARTSASLSRLSHVVTKLQTRGWVERRPHPGDARVTTAHLTDAGMETIRELAPAHVESVRQLFLDALSDQDVADLARIGEKIVGRLDKDHWILRERQQV; this is encoded by the coding sequence ATGACTGAACCGCGCTGGCTGAACGCCGACGAACGCCGGGCCTGGCTGGCCCAAATGAGCATCAACACCCTGCTGCCGGCAGCCCTGGACACCCAGCTGCACCACGCGCGCAAGCTCTCCCTCTTCGACTACAACGTCCTGGCGATGCTCTCCGAAGCCGACGGCCGCTTTCTGCCCATGAGCGAACTGGCCGCGCGCACCAGCGCCTCCCTGTCGCGGCTCTCGCATGTTGTCACCAAACTGCAGACCCGCGGCTGGGTGGAGCGCCGTCCGCACCCCGGCGACGCGCGGGTAACGACGGCGCACCTCACCGACGCGGGAATGGAAACCATCCGGGAGCTCGCCCCCGCCCACGTCGAGTCCGTCCGTCAGCTCTTCCTCGACGCCCTGAGCGACCAAGACGTCGCCGACCTTGCCCGGATCGGCGAGAAAATCGTCGGCCGCCTTGACAAGGACCACTGGATACTGCGGGAGCGCCAGCAGGTCTAA
- the rpsN gene encoding 30S ribosomal protein S14, whose protein sequence is MAKKSMIAKNEQRKVIVERYAEKRLELKKALVDPNSTDEVREAARLGLQKLPRNASPVRLRNRDIIDGRPRGTFQKFGISRVRFRDMAHRGELPGITKSSW, encoded by the coding sequence ATGGCTAAGAAGTCAATGATCGCTAAGAACGAACAGCGTAAAGTCATCGTCGAGCGTTACGCTGAAAAGCGCCTCGAACTGAAGAAGGCTCTGGTTGACCCCAACTCGACCGACGAAGTGCGCGAAGCCGCGCGCCTTGGCCTGCAGAAGCTGCCCCGCAACGCCTCACCGGTACGTCTGCGTAACCGCGACATCATCGATGGCCGCCCCCGCGGGACCTTCCAGAAGTTTGGCATCTCCCGTGTTCGCTTCCGCGACATGGCTCACCGCGGTGAGCTCCCGGGCATCACGAAGTCTTCCTGGTAA
- a CDS encoding FAD:protein FMN transferase translates to MGTVISLALPTGACGAPDGGPALEGATAAVERVFTGLDSMFSLYRPDSEASRMARGEVTLRDASAAFRARFADATGWRLLTDGFFTPERPDGVLDLSGIIKGYAIDQAASALESAGVEDWCLNAGGDVLVSGSPVPGTGSPWLAGIVDPQHRGTLLSGFPLGGAGRFAALATSGTAERGDHIWRAGVGRTEFRRTDFRQVSVAAADILTADVLATAVVAGGRRMLDWATDSWDVEVLAVLGNGELLATPGFRV, encoded by the coding sequence ATGGGAACCGTCATCAGCCTCGCCCTGCCCACCGGAGCGTGCGGGGCGCCCGACGGCGGACCCGCGCTGGAGGGTGCCACGGCCGCCGTCGAACGCGTGTTCACCGGCCTTGATTCGATGTTCAGTCTCTACCGGCCCGATTCTGAGGCGAGCCGGATGGCCCGCGGCGAGGTCACGCTCCGGGACGCCTCGGCCGCCTTCCGCGCCCGCTTTGCGGATGCCACGGGCTGGCGGCTGCTCACCGACGGATTTTTCACCCCCGAGCGGCCCGACGGTGTGCTGGACCTCTCCGGAATCATCAAGGGTTACGCCATCGACCAGGCAGCGTCCGCCCTGGAGTCCGCGGGCGTCGAGGACTGGTGCCTGAACGCCGGCGGCGACGTGCTGGTGAGCGGCTCGCCCGTACCGGGGACAGGGTCCCCGTGGCTGGCCGGTATCGTGGATCCGCAGCATCGGGGGACGCTGCTCTCCGGCTTCCCGCTGGGCGGAGCCGGCCGCTTCGCCGCCTTGGCAACGTCCGGGACTGCTGAGCGCGGCGACCACATCTGGCGGGCCGGAGTGGGCCGCACGGAATTCCGCCGCACCGATTTCCGCCAGGTGTCGGTGGCAGCCGCGGACATCCTCACCGCGGACGTCCTGGCGACGGCGGTGGTCGCCGGCGGGCGGCGCATGCTGGACTGGGCTACTGACAGCTGGGACGTCGAGGTGCTGGCCGTCCTCGGCAACGGGGAACTGCTCGCGACCCCCGGGTTCCGGGTTTAG
- a CDS encoding SGNH/GDSL hydrolase family protein produces MDFTSRYVALGDSFTEGVGDDDPTRPNGVRGWADRVAEQLGAADPGFGYANLAIRGRKLRQIMAEQVDAAVALKPTLVSIYAGANDILRPRVDIDELLVDYDAGVRKLKATGATIVMFTGFDSRGSKIFGTTRGRTAIYNELVRGIAGDHGALLVDYWRFSEYYDWGMWATDRMHMSAAGHANMAKRVLTVLEHDHSIDVPPMTPVPELNRAEALRANARWVREFAGPWVVRRVTGKSSGDGLTPRYPRLTHL; encoded by the coding sequence ATGGATTTCACCTCCCGCTACGTGGCCCTTGGCGACTCCTTCACGGAAGGCGTCGGCGACGACGACCCCACCCGCCCCAACGGCGTCCGGGGCTGGGCGGACCGGGTGGCCGAGCAGCTCGGCGCCGCCGATCCGGGTTTCGGGTACGCGAACCTCGCCATCCGCGGCCGGAAGCTCCGCCAGATCATGGCCGAACAGGTCGATGCCGCCGTCGCTCTCAAACCCACCCTGGTGAGCATCTACGCCGGGGCCAACGACATCCTCCGGCCCAGGGTCGATATCGACGAGCTCCTGGTGGACTACGACGCGGGCGTCCGCAAGCTCAAGGCGACCGGCGCGACCATTGTCATGTTCACCGGTTTTGACTCCCGCGGCTCGAAGATCTTCGGCACGACCCGCGGCCGCACCGCAATCTACAACGAACTGGTCCGCGGCATCGCTGGGGATCACGGCGCCCTCCTGGTGGACTACTGGCGCTTCAGCGAGTACTACGACTGGGGAATGTGGGCCACGGACCGGATGCACATGTCCGCCGCGGGCCACGCGAACATGGCCAAGCGTGTCCTCACCGTCCTGGAGCACGACCACTCGATCGATGTCCCGCCCATGACCCCGGTCCCGGAGCTGAACCGGGCCGAGGCACTCCGGGCCAATGCCCGCTGGGTGCGCGAATTCGCCGGCCCGTGGGTGGTCCGCCGGGTCACCGGGAAGTCCTCAGGCGACGGACTGACACCGCGCTACCCCCGGCTCACGCACCTCTAA
- the glsA gene encoding glutaminase A: protein MESPIDSYLRQIHAEIAQLKDGKPYSTIPAMANVDPDNFGIALATVDGKVYEIGDTREEFTIQSISKPFTYGLALEDLGSEAVDAKVDVEPSGDSFNEISLAEGTGRPANAMINAGALTATSLIRGSGGQSGFKRILSTYSAFAGRQLSVSEKVFESELKHGHRNTALAYLLRSFNIIEDDPTPVLADYFRQCSVLVNSFDLSIMAATLANGGRNPLSGKQVLEIGPVERVLSVMMTSGMYDDAGAWISSVGMPGKSGVAGGIIAVLPGQVGLAVYSPPLDEHGSSVRGLATAQRLSRDMELHFVRAARTGRSAILAAYDVTETPSGIRRNDEAADVLRTHGHRARIIELNGDLLFAGTESMVRELSSLADEVELVVLDLRRTDQVSEVAVRMLEMSRQSMSGAGRELVLIEADGSVAEALEPSAQHPVPSFDSRSAAVEYCENRLLERHGKHLLLPDLVPVTASPALAPLDEADAAALEALMTPKSYDDGDVIRRVGLRFGGVYFITSGRVSSTSPGPTADRVKLNTLSAGMTFGELALGSGNRQETTVRAVGPVQVMVLSAEAIAELEATDARLALALWKALTRDAYTRVEQYLRESAVRIRE, encoded by the coding sequence ATGGAATCGCCGATCGACAGCTACCTGCGCCAGATCCACGCCGAGATCGCCCAGCTCAAGGACGGCAAGCCGTACAGCACCATTCCGGCGATGGCCAACGTGGACCCGGACAACTTCGGTATCGCCCTCGCCACCGTGGACGGCAAGGTGTACGAGATCGGTGACACCCGCGAGGAATTCACCATCCAGTCCATCTCCAAGCCCTTCACCTACGGGCTGGCGCTCGAGGACCTGGGAAGCGAGGCCGTGGACGCCAAAGTGGACGTGGAGCCCTCGGGCGATTCCTTCAACGAGATCTCCCTTGCCGAGGGGACGGGCCGGCCGGCCAATGCGATGATCAACGCCGGTGCGCTCACTGCCACCTCGCTGATCAGGGGATCCGGCGGGCAGTCCGGCTTCAAGCGGATCCTCAGCACGTACTCCGCTTTCGCAGGCCGGCAGCTCTCGGTCAGCGAAAAGGTCTTCGAATCCGAGCTCAAGCACGGCCACCGCAATACCGCGCTCGCGTACCTGCTACGCTCCTTCAACATCATCGAGGATGACCCCACGCCGGTCCTGGCGGACTATTTCCGCCAGTGCTCCGTCCTGGTGAACTCCTTCGACCTCTCGATCATGGCCGCCACCCTCGCCAACGGCGGACGGAACCCGCTCAGCGGCAAACAGGTGCTGGAGATCGGCCCGGTGGAACGTGTGCTCTCCGTCATGATGACCTCCGGCATGTACGACGACGCCGGTGCCTGGATCAGCAGCGTGGGCATGCCCGGAAAGAGCGGCGTGGCCGGCGGGATCATCGCGGTGCTGCCCGGCCAGGTGGGCCTGGCAGTGTATTCGCCGCCCTTGGATGAGCACGGCAGCAGCGTCCGCGGACTGGCGACTGCGCAGCGGCTCTCCCGGGACATGGAACTGCACTTCGTCCGCGCCGCCCGGACCGGACGGTCCGCCATCCTCGCCGCGTACGACGTGACCGAGACGCCCTCGGGCATCCGCCGGAACGACGAGGCCGCCGACGTCCTCCGCACCCACGGCCACCGGGCCCGGATCATCGAACTCAACGGCGACCTGCTCTTCGCCGGGACCGAGTCCATGGTCCGCGAGCTCAGCAGCCTGGCGGACGAGGTCGAGCTGGTGGTCCTGGACCTGCGCCGCACCGACCAGGTCAGCGAGGTCGCCGTGCGCATGCTGGAAATGTCCCGGCAAAGTATGTCCGGCGCCGGCCGGGAACTCGTGCTCATCGAGGCGGACGGTTCCGTCGCGGAGGCTTTGGAACCGTCAGCGCAGCATCCGGTGCCGTCATTCGACTCCCGGAGCGCCGCCGTCGAATACTGCGAAAACCGCCTCCTGGAGCGGCACGGGAAACACCTGCTGCTGCCGGACCTCGTGCCGGTCACCGCGTCGCCGGCCCTGGCGCCGCTGGACGAGGCGGACGCCGCCGCGCTGGAAGCCCTCATGACCCCAAAATCCTACGACGACGGCGACGTCATCCGCCGCGTCGGGCTGCGGTTCGGCGGGGTCTACTTCATCACCTCCGGCCGGGTCAGCAGCACCTCCCCGGGACCCACCGCGGACCGGGTGAAGCTGAATACGCTCAGCGCCGGCATGACCTTCGGTGAACTGGCGCTGGGCAGCGGGAACCGGCAGGAAACCACCGTCAGGGCGGTGGGCCCGGTCCAAGTCATGGTGCTCAGTGCCGAGGCGATCGCCGAGCTGGAGGCGACCGACGCGCGGCTGGCCCTCGCCCTGTGGAAGGCGCTGACCCGGGACGCCTACACCCGGGTGGAGCAGTACCTGCGTGAATCGGCGGTCCGGATCCGCGAGTAG
- a CDS encoding HAD-IC family P-type ATPase codes for MGERRRHRPELLRRRVSGPAAAGLSQGEVASRMRHGLANLVPDTTSRSLWEIIRANVLTLFNAIVVTSFILLLLLGSWQDALFGLAAVGNAVIGVVQEYRAKRSLDRLAVLEAPLARVLRDSTVQEIATADVVLDDVLVLRAGDQVTADAVVLESGGLEADESLLTGESDPVDRGTGTEVLSGSIIVAGRGTARVVRVGAESFASKLAADAKRFSLVNSEIRNSLNRILGWLTWALLPVALIVANGEMQSRGGWEEAIASGAWTSALVGVIASVIAMVPLGLVLLSSVAFAVGGVRLAGNKVLIQELAAVEGLARVDVLCLDKTGTLTEGRIVFDGVHELAEHAEPGWEHALGWFATDPEANATSRCLAAGFEHDGGSPAVSSVPFSSARKWSSVTFDGGRTRRGTWILGAPEVVLTDRSAAGPDTGSGTGAALGMAGRLAASGLRTVVLAYADGTTIAAGDATLPAQVKPVVMLTFREQIRPDARQTLAYFREEGVELKVISGDDPRTVAAIARAVGLVVGDGYDARHLPADPGLLEKIMDTNTVFGRVSPEQKKDMVAALQRRGHTVAMTGDGVNDVLALKEADLGIAMNSAAPATKAVARLVLLDGRFDRLPGVLAEGRRVIANVERVSKLFLSKTAYSVAIAVTFGLLNLQFPFLPRQLSFTDGLTIGIPAFFLALFANTRRYRPGFLRRSLSFSVPAGLIVAASLLGLAVYANTGGHSGAGPGALQSASVLTLAGIGLWILMVVARPLDAKKSAVVLAMCAALLILVNLPPAQEFFHLALPPADMLRAAAAAAVGGGLAIELLAWIHGRKFPR; via the coding sequence ATGGGAGAACGCCGGCGCCACAGACCCGAGCTGCTCCGTCGTCGTGTGTCCGGCCCCGCAGCGGCCGGCCTGTCCCAGGGCGAAGTCGCCTCCCGGATGCGGCACGGTCTTGCGAACCTTGTACCGGACACCACCAGCCGCAGCCTTTGGGAAATTATCCGAGCTAATGTGCTGACGCTGTTCAACGCGATCGTGGTCACGAGCTTTATCCTCCTCCTGCTGCTGGGCAGCTGGCAGGACGCTCTCTTTGGCCTGGCCGCCGTTGGCAATGCCGTCATTGGAGTCGTGCAGGAGTATCGCGCCAAACGGTCTCTGGACCGCCTCGCCGTCCTCGAGGCCCCGCTGGCCCGCGTCCTGCGCGATAGCACCGTGCAAGAGATCGCGACCGCCGACGTCGTGCTTGACGATGTCCTGGTCCTGCGGGCCGGCGACCAGGTCACGGCCGATGCCGTCGTCCTCGAGAGCGGCGGGCTGGAGGCCGATGAGTCCCTCCTCACCGGGGAGTCGGACCCCGTGGATAGGGGTACTGGCACTGAAGTGCTCTCCGGCTCGATTATTGTTGCCGGCCGGGGCACTGCGCGGGTGGTTCGGGTGGGGGCTGAATCGTTTGCCAGCAAGCTTGCCGCCGACGCGAAGCGGTTCTCGCTCGTCAACTCTGAGATCCGCAACAGTCTCAACCGGATCTTGGGCTGGCTCACCTGGGCGCTGTTGCCGGTTGCCCTCATCGTTGCCAACGGGGAGATGCAGTCCAGGGGCGGCTGGGAGGAGGCCATCGCCAGCGGCGCCTGGACATCCGCGCTGGTAGGGGTGATTGCGAGCGTCATCGCCATGGTTCCGCTGGGGCTGGTCCTGCTGTCAAGTGTGGCTTTCGCTGTTGGCGGGGTCCGTCTGGCCGGGAACAAGGTTCTCATCCAAGAGCTGGCGGCGGTAGAGGGGCTGGCCCGCGTGGATGTCCTCTGCCTCGACAAGACGGGGACGCTCACTGAAGGCCGAATCGTCTTCGACGGCGTGCACGAGCTTGCCGAGCATGCGGAACCTGGCTGGGAGCACGCCTTGGGGTGGTTCGCGACGGATCCGGAAGCAAACGCGACGTCGCGTTGCCTCGCGGCGGGTTTTGAACACGACGGCGGGAGCCCCGCGGTCTCGTCGGTTCCGTTCTCTTCCGCACGGAAGTGGAGTTCTGTGACGTTCGACGGCGGACGTACGCGCAGGGGCACATGGATCCTCGGCGCCCCGGAGGTAGTGCTGACGGACCGGTCTGCTGCCGGTCCGGATACCGGGTCCGGGACTGGCGCCGCTCTGGGCATGGCCGGCCGGCTCGCCGCCTCCGGCCTGCGGACCGTTGTGCTCGCCTACGCCGACGGCACCACCATCGCTGCCGGCGACGCAACGCTGCCGGCACAGGTGAAACCGGTCGTCATGCTCACGTTCCGGGAACAGATCCGCCCGGATGCCCGACAGACCCTGGCTTACTTCCGTGAGGAGGGCGTCGAACTAAAAGTCATTTCCGGGGACGACCCCCGGACGGTCGCGGCGATTGCCCGGGCCGTGGGCCTGGTGGTCGGGGACGGATACGATGCCCGGCATCTCCCGGCTGACCCCGGGTTGCTCGAAAAGATCATGGACACCAACACCGTCTTCGGCAGAGTGAGCCCGGAGCAGAAGAAGGACATGGTGGCAGCGCTGCAGCGTCGCGGGCATACGGTCGCGATGACCGGCGACGGCGTCAACGATGTGCTGGCTTTGAAAGAGGCGGACCTGGGCATTGCAATGAACTCCGCCGCGCCTGCCACGAAGGCTGTGGCCCGGCTGGTCTTGCTGGACGGACGCTTCGACCGGCTGCCCGGAGTGCTGGCCGAAGGCCGCCGGGTGATTGCCAACGTCGAGCGGGTGTCCAAGCTGTTCCTCAGCAAGACGGCCTACTCGGTCGCGATCGCAGTCACGTTCGGCCTCCTGAACCTGCAGTTTCCTTTCCTGCCTCGCCAGCTGTCCTTTACAGACGGACTGACGATCGGGATTCCCGCATTCTTCCTGGCACTATTTGCCAATACCCGCCGATACCGGCCCGGTTTCCTGCGCCGGTCGCTGTCCTTCTCTGTTCCCGCCGGGCTCATCGTTGCTGCTTCATTGCTGGGTTTAGCCGTGTATGCGAATACGGGCGGACACAGCGGGGCCGGGCCAGGGGCGCTGCAATCCGCATCGGTGCTGACCCTGGCTGGGATCGGGCTGTGGATACTCATGGTCGTCGCCCGGCCGCTCGATGCGAAGAAATCGGCAGTGGTGCTGGCAATGTGTGCGGCCCTCCTGATCCTGGTCAACCTGCCGCCCGCACAGGAGTTCTTCCACCTGGCGTTGCCTCCGGCAGACATGCTGCGGGCGGCCGCCGCCGCCGCGGTTGGCGGGGGACTCGCCATCGAGCTGCTGGCCTGGATCCACGGCAGGAAATTCCCGCGCTGA
- a CDS encoding FMN-binding protein — MRIRAAVSAALASAGILLAGWQSGAHVADTGKAAATTSAATSSGALSGSGTGGGAGGTFAGSVVQTRFGAVQVQITVKAGAITDVTALRLTDDDRKSAQISKRAAPVLRAAVIKAQSAQVQTVSGATVTSDAYLSSLQAALDAANL; from the coding sequence GTGAGAATACGAGCAGCGGTCTCAGCAGCACTGGCCTCCGCCGGGATCCTTCTGGCCGGCTGGCAGTCGGGCGCGCACGTCGCCGACACGGGGAAGGCAGCAGCGACCACATCGGCCGCGACGTCGTCCGGCGCGTTGTCCGGGTCGGGAACGGGCGGCGGGGCCGGGGGAACCTTTGCCGGCAGCGTGGTCCAGACCCGTTTCGGCGCCGTCCAGGTGCAGATCACCGTTAAAGCCGGCGCGATCACGGATGTCACGGCCCTCCGGCTCACCGACGACGACCGCAAGTCCGCGCAAATCAGCAAGCGGGCCGCACCCGTGCTGCGTGCCGCGGTCATCAAGGCCCAGTCCGCCCAGGTGCAGACGGTCAGCGGCGCCACCGTCACCAGTGACGCGTACCTGAGTTCGCTTCAGGCAGCCCTCGATGCAGCGAACCTCTAA
- a CDS encoding HU family DNA-binding protein has protein sequence MAKNRSELVAEVAGKAGTSQAAVNSVLDALFEVFETSVASGEKITIPGWLAVERTDRAARTGRNPQTGETIQIAAGHSVKLTAGSKLKAAVSKKK, from the coding sequence ATGGCTAAGAACCGAAGTGAACTTGTTGCAGAGGTAGCAGGCAAGGCCGGCACCAGCCAGGCAGCCGTCAACTCCGTGCTGGATGCACTGTTCGAGGTCTTCGAGACCTCCGTCGCCTCGGGCGAAAAGATCACCATCCCGGGCTGGCTTGCCGTTGAGCGCACCGACCGTGCAGCTCGCACCGGCCGCAACCCGCAGACCGGCGAGACCATTCAGATCGCCGCAGGCCACAGCGTGAAGCTGACGGCCGGCTCCAAGCTGAAGGCTGCAGTCTCCAAGAAGAAGTAG
- a CDS encoding SGNH/GDSL hydrolase family protein produces the protein MADNLLSPGADGRRVYVALGDSFTEGVGDYNSRLPNGVRGWADRVAEQLARAAPGWKYANLAIRSKRLRHIIAEQLDPALAMQPTLITLYAGGNDILDVGTDIYTLMKDYEFLVARLAASGATVVLFTGFDVRVSALLEPLKKRNAVYNQRVREVAARYEAVLVDYWCFDAFYDPRMWDSDRLHMSKAGHKYLAGQVLNQLGVPHKVKPKDWAPPAKLGLRDWERRQRRWVRDWVLPLFARKLRGVTLGDELSPRWPEPVRVPPKAGLKKLTARIPAD, from the coding sequence ATGGCCGATAACCTGCTCTCCCCGGGCGCTGATGGGCGGCGGGTTTATGTTGCCCTGGGGGATTCCTTCACCGAGGGCGTGGGGGACTACAACTCCCGGCTTCCCAACGGGGTGCGCGGTTGGGCGGACCGGGTGGCGGAGCAGCTGGCCAGGGCAGCCCCGGGCTGGAAATACGCCAATCTCGCCATCCGCAGCAAGAGGCTGCGGCACATCATCGCAGAACAGCTGGATCCCGCGCTCGCCATGCAACCAACACTGATCACCCTGTACGCGGGCGGGAACGACATCCTGGATGTCGGGACCGACATCTACACCCTGATGAAGGACTACGAGTTCCTCGTCGCCAGACTCGCCGCCAGCGGGGCCACCGTGGTGCTGTTCACCGGTTTCGACGTCAGGGTCTCGGCGCTGCTGGAACCGCTCAAAAAGCGGAACGCCGTCTACAACCAGCGGGTCCGCGAAGTGGCGGCGAGATACGAGGCTGTGCTGGTGGACTACTGGTGCTTCGACGCGTTCTACGACCCGCGGATGTGGGACTCGGACCGGCTGCACATGTCCAAGGCCGGCCACAAGTATCTCGCCGGCCAGGTCCTCAACCAGCTCGGTGTGCCGCACAAGGTCAAACCCAAGGACTGGGCACCGCCGGCGAAACTCGGCCTCCGCGATTGGGAACGCCGGCAGCGGCGCTGGGTCCGGGACTGGGTGCTGCCGCTCTTCGCGCGCAAACTCCGGGGCGTCACGCTCGGGGACGAGCTCAGCCCGCGCTGGCCGGAGCCGGTCCGGGTCCCGCCGAAGGCCGGACTGAAAAAACTGACCGCCAGGATCCCTGCAGACTAA
- the rpmB gene encoding 50S ribosomal protein L28, whose translation MAAHCQVTGAEPGFGHSISHSHRRNKRRFDPNIQKKRYWVPSLRRNVTLQLSAKGIKTIDVRGIDVVVAAILARGVKL comes from the coding sequence ATGGCAGCACACTGCCAGGTGACCGGAGCCGAGCCGGGCTTTGGACACAGCATTTCGCACTCGCACCGACGCAACAAGCGTCGGTTCGATCCGAACATCCAGAAGAAGCGCTACTGGGTTCCGTCCCTGCGCCGTAATGTCACTCTGCAGCTCTCTGCAAAGGGCATCAAGACCATCGACGTTCGTGGCATCGACGTAGTCGTCGCCGCCATCCTGGCACGAGGAGTGAAGCTCTAA